The Alloyangia pacifica DNA segment CCTCGCAGACCTATGTGGCCGGCCTCGGCCTGCTCGACGAGAATTCGCGCAACGTGATCGCCTCGGCCGGCACCTCGGTGCGCGCCACTGCCGGCCTCGACATCCGCGCCACCACTTTCGTCTCCTCGCTCGGCAATTGAGCCTAGGGGCTTGCCCCGAGCCACAGGATGAGGGACCCAGCCGGATCACGGCCCCCCGTATGAGGCCTTGGCTCAGAAGAACCCGTGGACTCTTTCCGGCAAGACGTATTGCCGATCCGGCTCGGACCGCTCGAACTGTCAATATCCGGTTTCACCGCGCGGCGACCAGCTGCGGTGCATCCTCCGACGCGGCCGCGTGAAATCGTACGCCCCGCACCCGGCATCACCCGCTACCAAGTGTTCGGCGAGCGCAGCTCGGGCACCAATTTCGTCAAGCGGCTGATCGGGCGCAACACGCCGCTCTCGCCGACCGGGGAGCTCGGCTGGAAACACGGGTTTCCGCAGATGACCGCGGTGCCGCCGGACGCGCTCGTCGTCTGCGTCACCCGCAACGCGGTTGACTGGGCGCGCTCCATGCATGCCAAGCCTTGGCATTGCCCGCCCGAGATGCAGCGGCGGGCCTTTTCCCGATCACTTTGCCCCGCGGAGCGTGCAGCTCATGGGGCTCACCAGCTTCTTCAACCGCGGCTGCGCCCTGCTCTTCTGCCCGCTCGAGGCTGTGCAGGCGCGCCCGAAGAACTTCCTCGCCGACCTCCGCGCCGGTTTCAACCTGCCCGAAGTTGCCCCTCATGCCCGGTGCACAAGCGCCTCGGCAGCCGGTTCAAACCCGCGGTGGACGAGCCGCGCCCCGAGCCGCCCGGGCAACTCTGCGCTGAAGAACTGGACTTCCTGCGCAGCCGTCTCGAGCCTGGCCTCGAAGCGGCGCTCGGGTACCATTATTGAGCCTCGGCGGGCTGCCGCGCGCACGGGGTCTGTGCATCCGCGCAAATTGCGCTGCGGCGCGGCATCGCCGATCTTCGGCAAAACCTTATCCCGAGCCCGGAGACCGCCGATGTCCCTCGCCAACACCAAGACCGCCTATGGTGCCGTCACCCGCAGCTTGCACTGGCTGACCGCGCTCGGCATTTTGATCATGATCCCGCTCGGTTGGATCGCCCATCTTTCGCCCTGGGCCACCGAGGCCGAGCTCGCCACCAAGGCGCAGCTCTTCTCGGTGCACAAGACCATCGGCGTGACGCTTTTCTTCCTCGCCTTGGTCCGCATTCTCTGGGCGCTGAGCCAGCCGAAACCCGCGCCGCTGCACCCAGAGCGCAGGGCCGAGAACTTCGCCGCCGAAACGGTGCATTGGCTGCTCTACTCGACGCTGGTGATCGTGCCGCTCTCGGGCTGGATCGAGCACGCTGCCACCGAGGGCTTCGCGCCGATCCTCTGGCCCTTCGGGCAGGACCTGCCCTTCGTGCCAAATTCCGACAACCTGGCAGAGACCGCCGCCTCGGTGCACTTCCTGTCGCAATGGCTGCTGGTCGCCGCGCTGGCGCTGCACGTCGCCGGGGCGCTGAAACATGTCATCATCGACCGCGACGGCACGCTGGCGCGCATGCTGAAGGGCGCCTCCGCCGGCACGCCCTCTGCCGGGCACCGCGTCGTCCGCCCGCTGCTTCTGGCCGTCGCCGCCTGGGCCGCCCTCCTCGGTGGCGGGGCTGCCGCGGGTCTCTTCGCCAGCGAGGACGCCGCCGAGACTCCGAAGCTCGAGGCCGCACAATCCGACTGGCAGGTGACCGAGGGCACGCTCGGCATCAGCCTCGTGCAGATGGGCAAAGAGATCGAGGGCAGCTTCGCCGACTGGACCGCCGAGATCGCCTTCGAGCCGCGCGAGACCCCCGGCAAGGCCGGCGACGTCACCGTGCAGATCGCTATCCCGACGCTGACCCTCGGCTCGGTGAGCAAGCAGGCCCTGGGCGCGGATTTCCTTGCCGCCGAGGACTACCCCACCGCCACTTTTCAGGCCGAGATCCTGCGCGGCGAAACCGGCTACGAAGCACAGGGCGCGCTTACGCTGAAGGGCGCCGAGGTGCCGGTCACCCTGCCCTTCGAGCTGACCCTCGAGGGCGAGACGGCCACCATGCAGGGCAGCACCACGCTCGACCGCCGCAACTACGCCATTGGCGAGAGCATGGCCGATCCGGAGCAGCTCAGCTTCGACGTGCAGGTGAACGTGGCGCTGACCGCCACGCGGCACTGACAGGCGGCGCGTCCGCGGTCAGCAGCGGTCGGAGGTGCGTATTTCAAACGCGTAGAAGGGCGCGGCAGTCTCGCGCCTTTTCTGTCCAACTCAAGCCATCTGGCTTGACGGGGTGGAGAGGGACAGCGCCTTTTCCGCCTCGTCCATGTCCTCGACGATGCCCTCGAAGAGCGGCGTGGACATGTAGCGCTCGCCGGTATCTGGCAGCATGGCGAGGATCACCGTGCCGGGCTCGGCCTTCTCGGCCAGCTGCATGGCGATGGCGAAGGTGGAGCCGCCGGAGACACCCGTGAGAATGCCCTCCTTCATCGCCAGCTTCTTTGCCCAGGCGATGCCGTCGGCCCCCGCGACCGGGATCAGCTCGTCGTAGCAGCCCGCGTCGAGCCCCTCCTGCAGCACGGCAGGTATGAAGTCGGGCGTCCAGCCCTGGATCGGATGCGGCTCGAAGGCGCTGTGGCTTTCCGAGGGTGCCCCGTCGGCGGTCCGGCCCTGCGCGATGCCGCTGCCGACGAGCTGCGCGTTTGCGGGCTCCGACAGCACGATCCTGGTCTCGGGCCGCTCCTTGCGCAGCACGCGCGCAACGCCGGTGACCGTGCCGCCGGTGCCATAGCCGGTGACAAAATAGTCGAGCCGCGTGCCGGCGAAGTCATTGACGATCTCGCGCCCGGTGGTCGCCTCATGCACCGCCGCATTGGCCTCGGTCTCGAACTGGCGGGCGAGGAACCAGCGGTTCGCCTCCGCCAGTTCCGCCGCCTTTCGGTACATGCCGAAGCCCTTCTCGGCGCGCGGCGTCAGAACCACCTTGGCGCCCAGCATCCGCATCAGCTTGCGCCGTTCGATCGAGAAGCTGTCGGCCATGGTCACCACCAGCGGGTAGCCCTTGGCGGCGCAGACCATGGCAAGCCCGATGCCGGTGTTGCCGGAGGTCGCCTCGACCACGGTCTGGCCAGGCTTCAGCGTGCCGTTTTTCTCGGCGGTCTCGATGATGCTCATTGCCAGCCGGTCCTTGACCGAGGCGGCCGGGTTGAAGAATTCGGCCTTCACGTAGATCTCGACCCCCTCGGGCGCGAGGTGGTTGATCCGCACGGCGGGCGTGTTGCCCACGGTGTCGACGATACTGTCGTAGAGCCGGCCGCGGCCGATGGTTTCTGCGGGTGTCGATGCGTCCATGGTCTCTCTCCCTGTGAAGCTTCCCTCTGGTCACCTTACCCCAAAGCGGGCCGTGGCGCGCCCACAGTCGGGTTGCAAAGGTTTCAGCGGCGAGCCGGTTGGTTTCGCCCAGGTCTCGGTGGCACGCCCGGCGGGCGCGGCGAGAGCCTGACACCGGCTTCCGCACCCAGCCTTGCGCATGCCATCTGGCCCGGCGCGCGCGCGCGTGCTAACGCGCGGGGCATGACCCAGATCACGCTCCGCCGCCCCGACGACTGGCACCTGCACCTCCGCGATGGCGAGATGCTGGCCGGCATCGCCCCCGAATCCGCCCGCCACTTCGGCCGGGCGATCATCATGCCCAACCTCGTGCCCCCCGTGGTGACCGGCGATCAGGCCGCCGCCTACAGGGGTCGCATCCTCAAGGCGCTGCCCGAGGGCAGCCGCTTCACCCCGCTGATGACCCTCTACCTGACCGAGACAACCGATCCTGCGGATGTCGCCGCGGCCTATGACGCGGGCATCATCACCGCGCTGAAGCTTTACCCGGCGGGTGCGACGACCAACTCCGCCTCGGGCGTGCGCGACTTCGACAAGGTGCGCCCGGTGCTCGAGCTGATGGCCGAGAAGGGCATCCCGCTCTGCGTACACGGCGAAGTGGTGGACAGCGACGTCGACATCTTCGACCGCGAGGCGGTGTTCATCGATCGCGTGCTCGACCCGATCCGCCGCGCCACCCCGGGCCTGCGCGTGGTCATGGAGCACATCACCACAAAGCAGGGCGTCGACTATGCCCGGTCCGGCGGCGACGATCTCGGTGCGACGATCACCACGCACCACCTGGTGATCAACCGCAACCACATCCTCGTCGGCGGCATCAAGCCGCACTATTACTGCCTGCCCGTTGCCAAGCGCGAGGAGCATCGGCTGGCGCTGCGCGAGGCCGCGACCTCGGGCGATGCCAGCTTCTTCCTCGGCACCGACAGCGCGCCCCATGCAGATCCGGCCAAGGAAAGCGCCTGTGGCTGCGCCGGCTGCTTCACTGCGACCAACACCCTGTCGATCCTTGCCGAGGTCTTCGAGCAGGACGGCGCACTGGACCGGCTCGAGGCCTTCGCGTCGCGCAACGGGCCGGCCTTCTACCGCCTGCCGGTGAGCGAGGAGACGGTGACATTGACCAAGGGTGAACCCGTCGCCTATCCCGCCAAGATCGACACTGGCGCCGGACCGGTGACCGTCTTTGACCCCGGCATGCCGCTGCACTGGCGGGTCGAGGCCTGAGCTTTGCGCAGGGGGCGCTCTGCCCCCTGCCCCCATCCGTTTCGGGAAAAGCCGAAAGAGCGCGGTGCCGTGCCATGCGCCCTTCCCGAACCCGCGCTTTCGCGCTAAGGCGGGCGCGGTTTTTCAAAGGAGCTGCCCCATGATCCCCTCGTCCTATCCCTCGCAAGAAGAAATGGCCCGGCTGACGGCCCGGATGCTCTGGGAAATCGGCGCGGTGCATTTCATGGGCGACGAGCCCTTCAAGCTCGCCTCCGGCCTGCCCTCGCCGGTCTACATCGACTGCCGCACGCCGATCTCGCATCCGCGCATCCGCTCGACGCTGATGGATTTCCTGACCGTCACCGTCATGCGCAATGCCGGCTTCGAAGCCTTCGACAACATCGCCGGCGGCGAGACCGCGGGCATCCCCTTTGCGGCACTGGTGGCCGAGCGGCTGGCGCTGCCGATGACCTACGTGCGCAAGAAACCCAAGGGCTACGGCCGCAACGCCCGCATCGAGGGCAAGATGACCGAGGGCCAGCGGGTGCTTCTGGTCGAGGATCTGACCACCGACGGCGGCTCCAAGCTCAGCTTCGTCGACGCCATCCGCGAGACCGGCGCCACCTGCGCGCATACCGCGGTGATCTTCTACTACGGCATCTTCCCCGAGACGACGAAGACCCTCGGCGATCATGGCGTAGAGCTGCACTATCTGTGCACGTGGCACGACGTTCTGGCCGAGGCCAAGGCGCGCGGCGGCTTCGAGCCGGCGACGCTGGCGGCGGTCGAGGCCTTCCTCGAAGACCCGCGCAAATGGCAGGCGGAAAACGGCGCATAAGCAGATTTCTCGCGGGCGGGGCCTTGGCGCCCCGCTCGCGTGCTTCCACCAAATGTTGCGAAAATTCCCGGCTCTGCTACGATATCTTCAAGAGCAGCACGGGGCGCCGGACGCATTTCCGGTTATCCCGAAATAGTCCACAGAGATTTCCAGATTGGTCCGCCTCCCGCGGCGCGTTAAGACGCTCGCACCTGCGGGACTCGGGGGAGCCGGTGGGGAGATCACAGGGACAGAAAACAACGTCGGGCCCATGGCAATCGGCCGCAACGACGGGGCCGTAGGGTCAGGGCCAAGGGGACAGGCATGAACGATCAGAGCGTATTCAACGCGACCGGTGTCGAGGTCGAGCAGGCCGACACGATGCCGCATTCGATCGAGGCCGAGCAGCAGCTGCTTGGTGCGATCCTGACCAACAACGACGTCTACGACAGGGTCGCGGCCATTCTCGGGCCGCAGCATTTCTACGACCCCGTCCACCGCCGTATCTTCGAGATCGCTGCCGCGCGCATCGCAAAGAACAACCTCGCATCGCCGGTGACGCTGAAGGCGTTCATGGAGGATGACGAGGGCCTCAAGGAGCTGGGCGGGCCAGCCTATCTCGCCCGCCTTGCGGGCGCCGCGGTCTCGAGCTTCGCCGTGCGCGACTACGCGCAGATGATCTACGATCTGGCCGTGCGCCGCGACCTCATCCGGCTCGGCCGCGACATCTCGGACCGGGCCACCAAGGTCGACGTGAAATCCGAGCCGCGCGAGCAGATCGTGCAGGCCGAGCAAGCGCTCTACAAGCTGGCCGAGCAGGGCCAGACCGAGGGCGGCTTCCAGTCCTTCCTGCGCGCCGTGACCGATGCGGTGAACGTGGCCAACGCCGCCTACCAGCGCGAAGGCGGCCTGGCGGGGGTCTCCACCGGGCTCATCGACATGGACAAGAAGCTGGGCGGGCTGCACCCCTCGGACCTTTTGATCCTTGCCGGGCGCCCGTCGATGGGGAAAACCTCGCTCGCCACCAACATCGCCTTCAATATCGCCAAGGCCTACAAAAAGGGCACCCGCCACGATGGCACCGAGGGTGCGATCGAAGGCGGCGTCGTGGGCTTCTACTCGCTCGAAATGAGCGCCGAGCAGCTGGCCGCACGTATCCTGTCGGAAGCCGCCGAGGTGCCTTCGGAGCAGATCCGCCGCGGCGACATGACCGAGGCCGAGTTCCGGCGCTTCGTCGACGCCGCCAAGAGCCTCGAGGCCTGCCCGCTCTTCATCGATGACACGCCGGCCATCCCGATCGCCCAGCTCGCCGCCAGGGCGCGGCGCCTGAAGCGGACGCATGGGCTCGACGTGCTGATGGTCGACTACCTGCAACTGGTGCGCGGCACCGCCGAAAACCGGGTGAACGAGATCGCCGAGATCTCCATGGGCCTCAAGGCCATCGCCAAGGAACTCAACATTCCGGTGATCGCCCTGTCGCAGCTCTCGCGTCAGGTGGAAAGCCGCGAGGACAAGCGCCCGCAGCTTTCGGACCTGCGGGAATCTGGCTCGATCGAACAGGACGCCGACGTGGTGATGTTCGTGTTCCGCGAAGAATATTACGTGGAGCGCGAGAAGCCCTCGGACGACCGGCTCGACGAGATGGCCGCCTGGCAGGAACGCATGGAGCGCCTGCACGGCAAGGCCGAAGTGATCATTGGCAAGCAGCGTCACGGCCCGATCGGCACCGTGGAGCTCAGTTTCGAGGGCCGCTTCACCCGCTTCGGCAACCTGGTGCGCCCCTGGCAGAACGGCGAAGGCGACAACTTCTGAGCCGCGAACAAACGCACCGAGGGCGCGCGGCACGGGAGATCCTTGATTTTCGCCGCTGCCCCCTCTAGATTTCTTAGGCAACGAAGAAGGAAAGTCTCATGACCGGACCGGATCCCATCATTATCTGACCTTCACTCGGCGGCGCGCGCACCCATCATCAGCG contains these protein-coding regions:
- a CDS encoding orotate phosphoribosyltransferase, translating into MIPSSYPSQEEMARLTARMLWEIGAVHFMGDEPFKLASGLPSPVYIDCRTPISHPRIRSTLMDFLTVTVMRNAGFEAFDNIAGGETAGIPFAALVAERLALPMTYVRKKPKGYGRNARIEGKMTEGQRVLLVEDLTTDGGSKLSFVDAIRETGATCAHTAVIFYYGIFPETTKTLGDHGVELHYLCTWHDVLAEAKARGGFEPATLAAVEAFLEDPRKWQAENGA
- a CDS encoding replicative DNA helicase, translated to MNDQSVFNATGVEVEQADTMPHSIEAEQQLLGAILTNNDVYDRVAAILGPQHFYDPVHRRIFEIAAARIAKNNLASPVTLKAFMEDDEGLKELGGPAYLARLAGAAVSSFAVRDYAQMIYDLAVRRDLIRLGRDISDRATKVDVKSEPREQIVQAEQALYKLAEQGQTEGGFQSFLRAVTDAVNVANAAYQREGGLAGVSTGLIDMDKKLGGLHPSDLLILAGRPSMGKTSLATNIAFNIAKAYKKGTRHDGTEGAIEGGVVGFYSLEMSAEQLAARILSEAAEVPSEQIRRGDMTEAEFRRFVDAAKSLEACPLFIDDTPAIPIAQLAARARRLKRTHGLDVLMVDYLQLVRGTAENRVNEIAEISMGLKAIAKELNIPVIALSQLSRQVESREDKRPQLSDLRESGSIEQDADVVMFVFREEYYVEREKPSDDRLDEMAAWQERMERLHGKAEVIIGKQRHGPIGTVELSFEGRFTRFGNLVRPWQNGEGDNF
- a CDS encoding cytochrome b/b6 domain-containing protein: MSLANTKTAYGAVTRSLHWLTALGILIMIPLGWIAHLSPWATEAELATKAQLFSVHKTIGVTLFFLALVRILWALSQPKPAPLHPERRAENFAAETVHWLLYSTLVIVPLSGWIEHAATEGFAPILWPFGQDLPFVPNSDNLAETAASVHFLSQWLLVAALALHVAGALKHVIIDRDGTLARMLKGASAGTPSAGHRVVRPLLLAVAAWAALLGGGAAAGLFASEDAAETPKLEAAQSDWQVTEGTLGISLVQMGKEIEGSFADWTAEIAFEPRETPGKAGDVTVQIAIPTLTLGSVSKQALGADFLAAEDYPTATFQAEILRGETGYEAQGALTLKGAEVPVTLPFELTLEGETATMQGSTTLDRRNYAIGESMADPEQLSFDVQVNVALTATRH
- the cysK gene encoding cysteine synthase A, which translates into the protein MDASTPAETIGRGRLYDSIVDTVGNTPAVRINHLAPEGVEIYVKAEFFNPAASVKDRLAMSIIETAEKNGTLKPGQTVVEATSGNTGIGLAMVCAAKGYPLVVTMADSFSIERRKLMRMLGAKVVLTPRAEKGFGMYRKAAELAEANRWFLARQFETEANAAVHEATTGREIVNDFAGTRLDYFVTGYGTGGTVTGVARVLRKERPETRIVLSEPANAQLVGSGIAQGRTADGAPSESHSAFEPHPIQGWTPDFIPAVLQEGLDAGCYDELIPVAGADGIAWAKKLAMKEGILTGVSGGSTFAIAMQLAEKAEPGTVILAMLPDTGERYMSTPLFEGIVEDMDEAEKALSLSTPSSQMA
- the pyrC gene encoding dihydroorotase, with amino-acid sequence MTQITLRRPDDWHLHLRDGEMLAGIAPESARHFGRAIIMPNLVPPVVTGDQAAAYRGRILKALPEGSRFTPLMTLYLTETTDPADVAAAYDAGIITALKLYPAGATTNSASGVRDFDKVRPVLELMAEKGIPLCVHGEVVDSDVDIFDREAVFIDRVLDPIRRATPGLRVVMEHITTKQGVDYARSGGDDLGATITTHHLVINRNHILVGGIKPHYYCLPVAKREEHRLALREAATSGDASFFLGTDSAPHADPAKESACGCAGCFTATNTLSILAEVFEQDGALDRLEAFASRNGPAFYRLPVSEETVTLTKGEPVAYPAKIDTGAGPVTVFDPGMPLHWRVEA